The Streptomyces sp. DH-12 genome has a window encoding:
- a CDS encoding S8 family serine peptidase: protein MAHLRSRRRLALAVPVVLSLTASLGFLPAAASAAPATVSAEQAADAPALAYVVNTRADHRTVAAVKRAIAAADGEVVIAYEKIGVIVARSSDAGFAQALREVPGVQSAGATRTAPLAPAGTTDAGSAEYLTAADAAQLRAASAKTPGSEPLEADQWDLRAIGADKAAKINPGSRNVTVAVIDTGVDDTHPDIAPNFSASQSANCFGGAPDTSPGAWRPYTAGDYHGTHVAGEIAAARNGIGVAGVAPGVKVSSINVTAPDNGLFYAEAVVCAFVFAADHGVEITNNSYYVDPWMYNCMDDPDQRAIVDAVNRAQLYAQRKGTLHLASAGNSNHDLASDAIDDTSSPNDTTPVPRTIDPSECLDLPTQLPGVVTVSATGSENLKSYYSSYGKGVVDVAAPGGDGRYQLPDTPSKNGRILSTMPNGEYAWLQGTSMASPHAAGVAALLKSKHPWAPPAALQALLKAQANNPGCPASYDQDGDGTQDATCEGGRPANGFYGHGIVDALRAVK from the coding sequence ATGGCTCATCTGCGTTCCAGGCGCCGGCTCGCCCTCGCCGTTCCCGTCGTGCTGTCGCTGACCGCCTCGCTCGGCTTCCTGCCCGCGGCGGCCTCGGCCGCCCCGGCGACGGTGTCGGCGGAGCAGGCGGCGGACGCGCCCGCCCTGGCGTACGTCGTCAACACCAGGGCGGACCACCGCACGGTCGCCGCGGTGAAGCGGGCGATCGCCGCGGCGGACGGCGAGGTCGTCATCGCGTACGAGAAGATCGGCGTGATCGTCGCGCGCTCCTCGGACGCCGGCTTCGCGCAGGCCCTCCGCGAGGTGCCGGGCGTGCAGTCGGCCGGCGCCACCCGCACCGCGCCGCTGGCCCCGGCCGGGACCACGGACGCCGGCTCCGCCGAGTACCTCACGGCCGCCGACGCCGCGCAGCTGAGGGCCGCCTCCGCGAAGACCCCGGGCAGCGAGCCGCTCGAGGCCGACCAGTGGGACCTGCGCGCCATCGGCGCCGACAAGGCGGCGAAGATCAACCCGGGCAGCAGGAACGTCACGGTCGCCGTCATCGACACCGGCGTCGACGACACCCACCCGGACATCGCCCCGAACTTCTCGGCGTCCCAGTCCGCCAACTGCTTCGGCGGCGCCCCGGACACCTCCCCGGGCGCCTGGCGGCCGTACACCGCGGGCGACTACCATGGCACCCACGTGGCCGGTGAGATCGCCGCCGCCCGCAACGGCATCGGCGTCGCCGGCGTCGCGCCCGGCGTGAAGGTCTCGTCGATCAACGTCACCGCCCCCGACAACGGGCTGTTCTACGCGGAGGCCGTCGTCTGCGCGTTCGTGTTCGCCGCCGACCACGGCGTGGAGATCACGAACAACAGCTACTACGTCGACCCGTGGATGTACAACTGCATGGACGACCCGGACCAGCGGGCGATCGTCGACGCGGTCAACCGGGCCCAGCTGTACGCCCAGCGCAAGGGCACCCTGCACCTCGCCTCGGCCGGCAACTCCAACCACGACCTGGCCTCGGACGCGATCGACGACACGTCCAGCCCCAACGACACCACGCCGGTGCCGCGCACCATCGACCCGAGCGAGTGCCTGGACCTGCCCACGCAGCTCCCGGGCGTCGTCACGGTCAGCGCGACCGGCTCCGAGAACCTCAAGTCGTACTACTCCTCGTACGGCAAGGGCGTCGTCGACGTGGCCGCGCCGGGCGGGGACGGCCGCTACCAGCTGCCGGACACCCCGTCGAAGAACGGCCGCATCCTGTCCACCATGCCGAACGGCGAGTACGCCTGGCTGCAGGGCACCTCGATGGCCTCGCCGCACGCGGCCGGCGTCGCGGCGCTGCTGAAGTCCAAGCACCCGTGGGCGCCCCCGGCGGCGCTGCAGGCCCTCCTCAAGGCGCAGGCGAACAACCCGGGCTGCCCCGCGTCGTACGACCAGGACGGTGACGGAACGCAGGACGCGACGTGTGAGGGCGGCCGGCCGGCCAACGGCTTCTACGGCCACGGCATCGTCGACGCGCTGCGCGCCGTCAAGTGA
- a CDS encoding CoA transferase, translating to MNRLVSFWSGLGGDPALLSRVSAVGRPGVLPSRLPVREFAGACVGVCALAAAELAARRAGGEVPAVRVDDRAVATAFVSERHLRIDGRAPENFAPLSRFWRTADGWARTHANYPHHRSRLLAALGVPKDPDAVAAALARRSAREVEETATAAGGLAVALRTPGEWAAHAQASAVARLPLVERVRLDSAPAREFAAAGGDPLLPAAGLRVLDLTRVIAGPVATRTLALLGADVLRLDPPGLPELPDQHADTGFGKRSARVDLACGREVFEELLARADVVVTGYRPGALDRFGASAEALAERRPGVVVAQLSAWGATGPWAGRRGFDSLVQAATGIAHVEGGRDRPGALPAQALDHGTGYLLAAGVLRSLSEQAEEGGSRLVRAALARTAGELLAGASGSGAEAGEGEFSATPWLTERDSPLGRLRYALPPVAFAGGPRDWGRAPGVWGADAARWR from the coding sequence ATGAACCGTCTCGTGTCCTTCTGGTCCGGCCTGGGCGGGGATCCCGCTCTCCTCTCGCGGGTGTCCGCCGTCGGCCGGCCGGGTGTCCTGCCCTCACGGCTGCCGGTGCGGGAGTTCGCGGGGGCGTGCGTCGGCGTGTGCGCGCTGGCCGCCGCCGAGCTCGCGGCACGGCGCGCGGGCGGCGAGGTCCCGGCGGTGCGGGTGGACGACCGGGCGGTCGCCACCGCGTTCGTGAGCGAGCGTCACCTGCGGATCGACGGGCGGGCTCCGGAGAACTTCGCCCCGCTGTCGCGCTTCTGGCGCACGGCGGACGGGTGGGCGCGCACGCACGCCAACTATCCGCACCACCGGTCGCGGTTGCTCGCCGCGCTCGGCGTGCCCAAGGACCCTGACGCGGTGGCCGCGGCGCTCGCGCGGAGGTCCGCGCGGGAGGTCGAGGAGACGGCCACCGCGGCCGGCGGACTGGCCGTCGCCCTGCGCACGCCCGGGGAGTGGGCGGCGCACGCACAGGCGTCGGCGGTCGCGCGGCTGCCCCTGGTGGAGCGGGTACGGCTGGACTCCGCGCCCGCGCGGGAGTTCGCGGCGGCCGGTGGGGACCCCCTGCTGCCCGCCGCCGGACTGCGGGTGCTGGACCTCACCCGGGTCATCGCCGGTCCGGTCGCCACCCGCACGCTCGCCCTGCTCGGCGCGGACGTCCTGCGGCTGGACCCGCCGGGGCTGCCCGAACTGCCCGACCAGCACGCCGACACCGGCTTCGGGAAGCGGTCGGCGCGGGTGGATCTGGCCTGCGGCCGGGAGGTCTTCGAGGAGCTGCTGGCACGGGCGGACGTGGTGGTCACGGGGTACCGGCCGGGCGCCCTGGACCGCTTCGGAGCGAGCGCGGAGGCCCTGGCCGAGCGGCGGCCGGGGGTGGTCGTGGCCCAGTTGTCGGCGTGGGGCGCCACGGGGCCGTGGGCGGGCCGGCGCGGCTTCGACAGCCTGGTCCAGGCGGCCACGGGCATCGCCCACGTCGAGGGCGGGAGGGACCGCCCGGGCGCGCTGCCCGCGCAGGCGCTGGACCATGGCACGGGGTACCTGCTGGCGGCGGGCGTGCTGCGGTCCCTGTCGGAGCAGGCGGAGGAGGGCGGCAGCAGGCTGGTGCGGGCGGCTCTGGCCCGCACGGCGGGCGAACTCCTGGCGGGGGCGTCCGGTTCCGGGGCCGAGGCGGGTGAGGGCGAGTTCTCCGCCACGCCGTGGCTGACGGAGCGGGACAGCCCGCTGGGGCGGTTGCGGTACGCCTTGCCGCCGGTCGCGTTCGCGGGCGGACCGCGCGACTGGGGGCGGGCGCCGGGGGTGTGGGGGGCGGATGCGGCGCGGTGGCGGTGA
- the moaA gene encoding GTP 3',8-cyclase MoaA: protein MLIDTYGRVATDLRVSLTDRCNLRCTYCMPEEGLQWLAKPDLLTDDEIVRLIGIAVTSLGVEEVRFTGGEPLLRPGLTGIVERVAALAPRPRMSLTTNGIGLRRTAGALKAAGLDRVNVSLDTLRPDVFKALTRRDRHRDVLDGLYAAREAGLTPVKVNAVLMPGLNDDEAPDLLAWAVEHGYELRFIEQMPLDAQHGWKRDGMITAGDVLASLRTRFDLTPEGDEARGSAPAERWLVDGGPHRVGVIASVTRPFCAACDRTRLTADGQVRTCLFATEETDLRAALRSGAGDEEIARLWKLAMWGKKAGAGLDDPSFVQPDRPMSAIGG, encoded by the coding sequence GTGCTCATCGACACCTACGGCCGGGTGGCCACCGACCTGCGGGTCTCGCTGACCGACCGGTGCAACCTGCGCTGCACGTACTGCATGCCCGAGGAAGGGCTGCAGTGGCTCGCCAAGCCCGATCTGCTCACCGACGACGAGATCGTCCGGCTCATCGGCATCGCGGTCACCTCCCTGGGCGTCGAGGAGGTGCGCTTCACCGGCGGCGAGCCCCTGCTCCGCCCCGGCCTGACCGGCATCGTCGAGCGGGTCGCCGCCCTCGCCCCCCGCCCGCGGATGTCCCTCACCACCAACGGCATCGGGCTGCGCCGCACCGCCGGCGCGCTCAAGGCGGCCGGCCTGGACCGGGTCAACGTCTCCCTCGACACGCTCCGGCCCGACGTCTTCAAGGCCCTCACCCGCCGCGACCGCCACCGGGACGTCCTGGACGGCCTGTACGCGGCCCGTGAGGCCGGTCTGACGCCCGTGAAGGTGAACGCGGTCCTGATGCCGGGGCTCAACGACGACGAGGCCCCCGACCTGCTCGCCTGGGCCGTGGAGCACGGCTACGAGCTGCGCTTCATCGAGCAGATGCCGCTGGACGCCCAGCACGGCTGGAAGCGCGACGGCATGATCACCGCCGGGGACGTCCTCGCCTCCCTGCGCACCCGCTTCGACCTCACCCCCGAGGGCGACGAGGCGCGCGGCTCCGCCCCGGCGGAGCGCTGGCTGGTCGACGGCGGCCCGCACCGGGTGGGCGTCATCGCCTCCGTCACCCGGCCCTTCTGCGCCGCCTGCGACCGCACCCGTCTCACCGCCGACGGGCAGGTCCGCACCTGCCTGTTCGCCACCGAGGAGACCGACCTGCGCGCGGCCCTGCGCTCGGGTGCCGGCGACGAGGAGATCGCCCGCCTCTGGAAGCTCGCCATGTGGGGCAAGAAGGCGGGCGCGGGCCTGGACGACCCGTCCTTCGTCCAGCCGGACCGTCCGATGTCCGCCATCGGCGGCTGA
- the tyrS gene encoding tyrosine--tRNA ligase, with protein MTDIVDELKWRGLFAQSTDEDALRKALADGPVTFYCGFDPTAPSLHVGHLVQVLTLRRLQQAGHRPLALVGGATGQIGDPRPTAERTLNPPETVAGWVERLRGQIEPFLSFEGENAATLVNNLDWTANLSAIEFLRDVGKHFRVNKMLTKDSVARRLESSEGISYTEFSYQLLQAMDFLQLYRRYGCTLQQGGSDQWGNLTAGLDLIHRLEPDAEVHAYATPLMTKADGTKFGKTESGAVWLDPEMTTPYAFYQFWLNVDDRDISGYMRILSFKSREELEELERQTAERPQARAAQRALAEELTTLVHGADQTAAVIAASRALFGQGELGELDERTLTAALSEVPHVKVAELGPVVDLFAEVGLVPSKSAARRTVKEGGAYVNNAKVTAEDAVPAQEDLLHGRWLVLRRGKKNLAAVEVAAG; from the coding sequence GTGACGGACATCGTCGACGAGCTGAAGTGGCGCGGGCTGTTCGCCCAGTCCACTGACGAGGACGCTTTGCGCAAGGCGCTCGCGGACGGTCCCGTCACGTTCTATTGCGGTTTCGACCCGACCGCGCCGTCGCTGCACGTGGGGCACCTGGTGCAGGTGCTCACCCTGCGCCGGCTCCAGCAGGCCGGGCACCGGCCGCTGGCGCTGGTCGGCGGCGCGACCGGGCAGATCGGCGACCCGCGGCCGACGGCCGAGCGCACGCTGAACCCGCCGGAGACGGTCGCGGGCTGGGTGGAGCGGCTGCGCGGCCAGATCGAGCCGTTCCTGTCCTTCGAGGGCGAGAACGCGGCCACCCTGGTCAACAACCTCGACTGGACCGCGAACCTGTCCGCGATCGAGTTCCTGCGGGACGTCGGCAAGCACTTCCGGGTCAACAAGATGCTGACGAAGGACTCGGTCGCCCGGCGTCTGGAGTCCTCGGAGGGCATCAGCTACACCGAGTTCAGCTACCAGCTGCTCCAGGCGATGGACTTCCTCCAGCTGTACCGGCGCTACGGCTGCACGCTGCAGCAGGGCGGCAGCGACCAGTGGGGCAACCTCACGGCCGGGCTCGACCTGATCCACCGGCTGGAGCCGGACGCCGAGGTCCACGCCTACGCGACGCCGCTGATGACGAAGGCGGACGGCACCAAGTTCGGCAAGACCGAGAGCGGCGCCGTCTGGCTGGACCCGGAGATGACGACGCCGTACGCGTTCTACCAGTTCTGGCTGAACGTGGACGACCGGGACATCTCGGGCTACATGCGGATCCTGTCCTTCAAGTCCCGTGAGGAGCTGGAGGAGCTGGAGCGGCAGACGGCGGAGCGTCCGCAGGCCCGCGCCGCGCAGCGCGCGCTGGCGGAGGAGCTGACGACGCTGGTGCACGGCGCCGACCAGACGGCCGCCGTGATCGCCGCGTCCAGGGCCCTGTTCGGCCAGGGCGAGCTGGGTGAGCTGGACGAGCGCACGCTGACGGCGGCGCTCTCCGAGGTGCCGCACGTGAAGGTGGCCGAGCTGGGCCCGGTGGTGGACCTGTTCGCCGAGGTCGGCCTGGTGCCCAGCAAGTCCGCCGCGCGCCGCACGGTGAAGGAGGGCGGCGCCTACGTGAACAACGCCAAGGTCACCGCCGAGGACGCGGTCCCCGCGCAGGAGGACCTGCTGCACGGGCGCTGGCTGGTGCTGCGCCGCGGCAAGAAGAACCTCGCGGCCGTGGAGGTCGCGGCCGGCTGA
- a CDS encoding cation acetate symporter, translating to MSPAITHVTLAANEASEHRPLIITLFALFVVATLGITVWAGRQTKDAADFYAGGRQFSAFQNGLAVSGDYMSAASFLGIAGAIALFGYDGFLYSIGFLVAWLVALLLVAEPLRNSGRYTMGDVLAYRMRQRPVRTAAGTSTIVVSIFYLLAQMAGAGVLVSLLLGITSDAGKILIVALVGVLMIVYVSIGGMKGTTWVQMVKAVLLIGGTLLITFLVLLKFNFNISDLLGKAAENSGKGDAFLEPGLQYGADNLTKLDFLSLGIALVLGTAGLPHILIRFYTVPNAKAARKSVNWAIGIIGGFYLMTIALGFGAAALISQDEIIESNPSGNTAAPLLALHIGGVDSAWGAILLATISAVAFATILAVVAGLTLASSSSFAHDIYANVIRKGKATEKEEMRAARWSTVLIGVVSIALGALARDLNVAGLVALAFAVAASANLPTILYSLFWKRFTTQGALWSIYGGLIVAVGLVLFSPVVSGDPKAMFPDVDFAWFPLKNPGIISIPFGFLMGWLGTVLSKEEPDAKKYAELEVRSLTGTGAH from the coding sequence ATGAGCCCCGCGATCACCCATGTCACCCTCGCCGCGAACGAGGCCAGCGAACACCGCCCCCTGATCATCACCCTGTTCGCGCTGTTCGTGGTCGCCACCCTCGGCATCACCGTCTGGGCCGGCCGGCAGACCAAGGACGCCGCCGACTTCTACGCGGGCGGACGGCAGTTCAGCGCCTTCCAGAACGGACTCGCCGTCTCCGGCGACTACATGTCCGCCGCGTCCTTCCTCGGCATCGCCGGCGCCATCGCCCTCTTCGGCTACGACGGTTTCCTCTACTCCATCGGCTTCCTGGTCGCCTGGCTCGTCGCCCTGCTGCTCGTCGCGGAGCCGCTGCGCAACTCCGGCCGCTACACGATGGGCGACGTCCTCGCCTACCGCATGCGCCAGCGCCCGGTCCGCACCGCGGCCGGCACCTCCACGATCGTCGTCTCGATCTTCTACCTGCTGGCCCAGATGGCCGGCGCGGGCGTCCTGGTGTCGCTGCTGCTCGGCATCACCTCCGACGCCGGCAAGATCCTCATCGTCGCCCTCGTCGGCGTCCTGATGATCGTGTACGTCTCCATCGGCGGCATGAAGGGCACCACCTGGGTCCAGATGGTCAAGGCCGTGCTGCTCATCGGCGGCACGCTCCTCATCACCTTCCTGGTGCTGCTGAAGTTCAACTTCAACATCTCCGACCTGCTGGGCAAGGCCGCCGAGAACAGCGGCAAGGGCGACGCCTTCCTGGAGCCCGGCCTCCAGTACGGCGCCGACAACCTGACCAAGCTGGACTTCCTCTCCCTGGGCATCGCCCTGGTGCTCGGCACCGCCGGCCTGCCGCACATCCTGATCCGCTTCTACACGGTGCCGAACGCCAAGGCCGCCCGTAAGTCCGTGAACTGGGCCATCGGCATCATCGGCGGCTTCTACCTGATGACCATCGCGCTGGGCTTCGGCGCGGCGGCGCTCATCTCGCAGGACGAGATCATCGAGTCCAACCCGTCCGGCAACACGGCGGCCCCGCTGCTCGCCCTGCACATCGGCGGCGTCGACTCGGCCTGGGGCGCGATCCTGCTCGCCACCATCTCGGCGGTGGCGTTCGCGACCATCCTCGCCGTGGTCGCCGGACTCACCCTGGCCTCGTCCTCCTCCTTCGCGCACGACATCTACGCCAACGTCATCCGCAAGGGGAAGGCCACCGAGAAGGAGGAGATGAGGGCGGCCCGCTGGTCGACCGTCCTCATCGGTGTCGTCTCCATCGCGCTCGGCGCCCTCGCCCGCGACCTGAACGTCGCCGGCCTGGTCGCCCTGGCCTTCGCGGTCGCCGCGTCCGCCAACCTGCCGACCATCCTCTACAGCCTGTTCTGGAAGCGGTTCACCACCCAGGGCGCGCTGTGGTCGATCTACGGCGGTCTGATCGTCGCCGTCGGCCTGGTGCTGTTCTCGCCGGTCGTCTCCGGCGACCCGAAGGCGATGTTCCCGGACGTCGACTTCGCGTGGTTCCCGCTGAAGAACCCGGGCATCATCTCCATCCCGTTCGGCTTCCTGATGGGCTGGCTGGGCACCGTCCTGTCCAAGGAGGAGCCCGACGCCAAGAAGTACGCGGAGCTGGAGGTCCGGTCGCTCACCGGCACCGGCGCCCACTGA
- a CDS encoding metallopeptidase TldD-related protein encodes MSARTTKPHEIVERALELSRSDGCVVIADEHSTANLRWAGNALTTNGVTRGRTLTVIATVDGAQGTASGVVSRSAVTVDELEPLVRAAEAAARGAGPAEDAQPLVTGVDPSPEFTEAPAETTSAVFADFAPALGEAFARARAGGRELYGFANHEMVSSYLGTSTGLRLRHDQPNGTLELNAKSPDRTRSAWAGRATRDFKDVDPAAMDAELAVRLGWAERRHELPAGRYETLLPPSAVADLLVYQFWSGSGRDAAEGRTVFSRPGGGTRVGERLTELPLTLRSDPDEPGLESAPFVIAHSSGGDQSVFDNGLPLTATEWVREGALHRLTTSRHSAGLTGLPTAPGIDNLILDGGEDRSLEEMVAATERGLLLTCLWYIREVDPATLLLTGLTRDGVYLVENGEVTGEVNNFRFNESPVDLLGRAAEAGRTEKTLPREWGDWFTRAAMPALRVPDFHMSSVSRGV; translated from the coding sequence ATGAGCGCGCGCACCACCAAGCCGCACGAGATCGTCGAGCGGGCACTGGAGCTGTCCCGGTCCGACGGCTGTGTCGTGATCGCCGACGAGCACTCGACCGCCAACCTCCGCTGGGCGGGCAACGCGCTCACCACGAACGGGGTCACCCGCGGGCGCACCCTCACCGTGATCGCCACGGTGGACGGGGCCCAGGGCACGGCCTCCGGTGTGGTGTCCCGGTCGGCGGTGACCGTGGACGAGCTGGAGCCGCTGGTGCGGGCCGCCGAGGCCGCCGCGCGCGGCGCCGGTCCGGCCGAGGACGCCCAGCCGCTGGTCACCGGGGTGGACCCGTCCCCCGAGTTCACCGAGGCGCCCGCCGAGACGACCTCCGCGGTGTTCGCCGACTTCGCCCCGGCGCTGGGCGAGGCGTTCGCCCGGGCGCGGGCCGGCGGCCGTGAGCTGTACGGCTTCGCCAACCACGAGATGGTCTCCAGCTACCTGGGCACGTCGACGGGGCTGCGGCTGCGGCACGACCAGCCGAACGGCACGCTGGAGCTGAACGCCAAGTCCCCGGACCGCACCCGGTCGGCGTGGGCGGGCCGCGCCACCCGCGACTTCAAGGACGTCGACCCGGCGGCCATGGACGCCGAGCTGGCCGTACGGCTGGGCTGGGCGGAGCGGCGGCACGAGCTGCCGGCGGGCCGGTACGAGACGCTGCTGCCGCCGAGCGCGGTGGCGGACCTGCTGGTCTACCAGTTCTGGTCGGGGTCGGGCCGGGACGCGGCGGAGGGCCGCACGGTGTTCTCCAGGCCGGGCGGCGGCACCCGCGTCGGCGAGCGGCTGACCGAGCTGCCGCTGACCCTGCGCAGCGACCCGGACGAGCCGGGCCTGGAGTCGGCGCCGTTCGTGATCGCGCACTCCTCCGGCGGCGACCAGTCGGTGTTCGACAACGGGCTGCCGCTGACGGCGACGGAGTGGGTGCGCGAGGGCGCGCTGCACCGGCTGACCACCAGCCGGCACAGCGCGGGCCTGACCGGCCTGCCGACCGCGCCCGGCATCGACAACCTGATCCTGGACGGCGGCGAGGACCGCTCGCTGGAGGAGATGGTCGCGGCCACCGAGCGGGGGCTGCTGCTGACCTGCCTGTGGTACATCCGCGAGGTGGACCCGGCGACGCTGCTGCTCACCGGGCTGACCCGGGACGGCGTCTACCTGGTGGAGAACGGCGAGGTGACCGGGGAGGTGAACAATTTCCGGTTCAACGAGTCGCCGGTGGACCTGCTGGGCCGGGCGGCCGAGGCGGGCCGTACGGAGAAGACGCTGCCCCGGGAATGGGGCGACTGGTTCACCCGGGCCGCGATGCCCGCGCTGCGCGTCCCCGATTTCCATATGAGCTCGGTCAGCCGGGGCGTATAA
- a CDS encoding GlsB/YeaQ/YmgE family stress response membrane protein, protein MGWLWAIIVGFVLGLLAKAVIPGKQHIPLWLATICGMIGAVVGNAIARGFGIEETRGIDWGRHIFQLGAAIVVVLLAEMIYNAMQRRKHGRQRA, encoded by the coding sequence ATGGGCTGGTTGTGGGCGATCATCGTGGGATTCGTGCTCGGACTGCTGGCCAAGGCGGTGATCCCCGGCAAGCAGCACATCCCGCTCTGGCTGGCCACCATCTGCGGCATGATCGGCGCCGTCGTCGGCAACGCGATCGCGCGCGGTTTCGGCATCGAGGAGACCCGCGGCATCGACTGGGGACGGCACATCTTCCAGCTCGGCGCGGCGATCGTCGTCGTGCTGCTCGCGGAGATGATCTACAACGCCATGCAGCGCAGGAAGCACGGGCGGCAACGGGCCTGA
- a CDS encoding DUF3099 domain-containing protein, whose translation MRKQRGDDAQVFRITGARAGLQEDVRGRQRRYVISMTVRTISVILAATLWNVERHVAIVALVLGVVLPYVAVVIANAGRENTPSLPSTFVTTPMRQMIAPPRTNDGPAEPDAEEVPSPTAPGARSEDPGRS comes from the coding sequence ATGCGGAAGCAGCGTGGCGACGACGCTCAGGTGTTCCGGATCACGGGCGCCCGGGCGGGTCTGCAGGAGGACGTGCGGGGGCGGCAGCGCCGGTACGTGATCTCGATGACCGTTCGCACGATCTCGGTCATCCTGGCGGCCACCCTGTGGAACGTGGAGCGGCATGTCGCGATCGTGGCGCTGGTGCTCGGGGTGGTCCTGCCGTACGTCGCGGTGGTGATCGCCAACGCGGGGCGGGAGAACACGCCGTCCCTGCCGTCGACCTTCGTCACGACGCCGATGAGGCAGATGATCGCACCGCCGCGGACGAACGACGGCCCGGCGGAACCCGATGCGGAAGAAGTGCCGTCGCCGACGGCGCCGGGCGCACGATCCGAGGATCCGGGACGCTCCTGA
- a CDS encoding S8 family serine peptidase encodes MTASHPRHRRALVVPAGMALATALAFLPNTAATAAPAHQGAASADTASLSYVVNVRGGHGAPAHVKKAIAEAGGTIVTSYEKIGVIVVHSSNADFAKTIRTVPGVQSAGATRNAPLPSAATTDTGSPKVLSAAEVAEATEQAAADQDPLQNLQWDLPAIKADKAHEKSLGSPKVTVAVIDTGVDDTHPDIAPNFDRAASVNCVAGKPDTSEGAWRPGAAESPHGTHVAGEIAAAKNGVGMTGVAPGVKVSGIKVSNPDGYFYAEAVVCGFMWAAEHGVDVTNNSYYTDPWYFNCTNDPDQKALVEAVGRATRYAERKGAVNVAAAGNENYDLAADEITDPSSPNDGTPSDRVIDPSECLDIPTQLPGVVTVASTGAKGLKSSFSNYGRGVIDIAAPGGDSTALQTPEPPATSGLILGPLPGGRWGYMAGTSMASPHVAGVAALIKSKHPYAPPALVKALLYAQADATACTKPYDIDNDGKADAVCEGPKNRNGFYGWGMADALDAVTR; translated from the coding sequence ATGACAGCGTCCCACCCGCGTCACCGCCGGGCGCTGGTCGTCCCGGCCGGCATGGCCCTGGCGACCGCGCTCGCGTTCCTGCCGAACACGGCGGCCACGGCCGCCCCCGCCCACCAGGGGGCCGCCTCCGCGGACACCGCCTCGCTGAGCTACGTGGTCAACGTGCGGGGCGGGCACGGCGCTCCGGCGCACGTGAAGAAGGCGATCGCCGAGGCCGGCGGGACGATCGTGACGTCGTACGAGAAGATCGGCGTGATCGTCGTCCACTCCTCGAACGCCGACTTCGCGAAGACGATCCGCACGGTGCCGGGGGTGCAGTCGGCCGGCGCCACCCGCAACGCGCCGCTGCCGTCGGCGGCCACCACGGACACGGGCTCCCCGAAGGTGCTCAGCGCCGCCGAGGTCGCCGAGGCGACGGAGCAGGCCGCCGCGGACCAGGATCCGCTGCAGAACCTCCAGTGGGACCTGCCCGCCATCAAGGCGGACAAGGCGCACGAGAAGTCGCTGGGCAGCCCGAAGGTCACCGTCGCCGTCATCGACACGGGCGTCGACGACACCCACCCCGACATCGCGCCCAACTTCGACCGGGCCGCGTCGGTGAACTGCGTGGCGGGCAAGCCCGACACCAGCGAGGGCGCCTGGCGTCCGGGCGCGGCCGAGAGCCCGCACGGCACGCACGTGGCCGGTGAGATCGCCGCCGCCAAGAACGGCGTCGGCATGACCGGTGTCGCCCCCGGGGTGAAGGTCTCCGGCATCAAGGTGTCCAACCCGGACGGCTACTTCTACGCCGAAGCCGTCGTCTGCGGCTTCATGTGGGCCGCCGAGCACGGGGTCGACGTCACCAACAACAGCTATTACACCGACCCCTGGTACTTCAACTGCACGAACGACCCGGACCAGAAGGCGCTCGTCGAGGCCGTCGGCCGGGCCACGCGGTACGCGGAGCGCAAGGGCGCGGTCAACGTCGCCGCGGCGGGCAACGAGAACTACGACCTCGCGGCCGACGAGATCACCGACCCGTCCTCGCCGAACGACGGCACCCCGTCGGACCGGGTGATCGACCCGTCGGAGTGCCTGGACATCCCCACGCAGCTGCCGGGCGTGGTGACGGTCGCGTCGACCGGCGCGAAGGGTCTGAAGTCGTCGTTCTCCAACTACGGCCGGGGCGTCATCGACATCGCCGCGCCCGGCGGTGACTCGACGGCCCTGCAGACCCCCGAGCCGCCCGCCACCAGCGGCCTGATCCTCGGCCCGCTGCCCGGCGGCCGCTGGGGTTACATGGCCGGTACGTCGATGGCGTCCCCGCACGTGGCGGGCGTCGCCGCGCTGATCAAGTCGAAGCACCCGTACGCGCCGCCGGCGCTGGTGAAGGCCCTGCTGTACGCGCAGGCCGACGCCACCGCCTGCACCAAGCCGTACGACATCGACAACGACGGCAAGGCCGACGCGGTGTGCGAGGGCCCGAAGAACCGCAACGGCTTCTACGGCTGGGGCATGGCCGACGCGCTGGACGCGGTGACGCGGTAG
- a CDS encoding DUF485 domain-containing protein codes for MAAEAPPPSTEQSKLPTPEEFTEVQESAEFGELRRSHRSFAFPLTIAFIAWYLLYVLLSNYAGGFMGAKLVGHINVAFVFGVLQFVSTFLIAWWYSRHAATKLDPKAEAIKTRMEGGA; via the coding sequence GTGGCCGCCGAAGCACCGCCCCCCTCGACAGAGCAATCCAAACTCCCCACGCCGGAGGAGTTCACCGAGGTTCAGGAGAGCGCTGAGTTCGGTGAACTACGCCGCTCCCACCGTTCGTTCGCCTTCCCGCTGACCATCGCCTTCATCGCCTGGTACCTGCTGTACGTGCTGCTCTCCAACTACGCGGGCGGCTTCATGGGAGCCAAGCTGGTCGGCCACATCAACGTCGCCTTCGTCTTCGGCGTGCTGCAGTTCGTCAGCACCTTCCTCATCGCCTGGTGGTACTCCAGGCACGCCGCCACCAAGCTCGACCCCAAGGCCGAGGCCATCAAGACCCGTATGGAGGGCGGCGCATGA